One window of Campylobacter concisus genomic DNA carries:
- a CDS encoding site-specific integrase, protein MQYLVKRNGIYYFRVAIPLYLRPYFGNKTEYITSFLTKRFDTAKNRAKIYSIIFNAIKKAWKMNLSSELIEHLVLMLLKAKEAKSIKEHDILGRYINLDGLLSLNLFLKQSLKEDSLPSVISKEVDDICKKLSCTDSHTKKLLGKRVLEATIDNINHISYKMCKNQKLLNDKQQTFVPLGKKQKSANLDESTKEKIVKSINEANINSYQDDIETLKKQNLVLPFTKKSLKHSICELTEAINELAKQKGALTNNDILRLFGCELIPDGDNELSSDLKFGYGNLNDPTFGGQIKLYKADKYEDKGIVLSDIEAKDLTIDDTSDVSGMTFNEAINFFQKLFSNRARSFKSQLVSSTKSESKADMVTLKSAFENYVSNTSISNNWSDSTFGLVRHVGRLMFMKFGDGLDIKKIKRDDLLNFRNVLLQLPTKLSQNSLYKDKSLDEIIALAKDRPKISKSTIKKYIVRVSEFFKYCYDSDYIDKNPAIDLQISINQDDVTNKNPYEDSDINALLGIVSKIKSSGDTKSQRISKDELFFVTHIAAYSGMRLNEIIQLNTDDIVEKYNIVCFSLNTKIDVKTGKSKTLKTRNSVRIVPIHSKLSSIGLFEFIESKKKLARKCGKAVRLFSCDNKDFSEYFRKKINTKVIKDDDKTRTFHSFRHTFINKLIQSGQRVEHIAALVGHEQQYKITMNTYGEPVTPKILKDLVEEVNFYQGGEG, encoded by the coding sequence ATGCAATATCTAGTCAAACGAAATGGCATATACTACTTTAGAGTAGCTATCCCACTATATCTGAGGCCTTATTTTGGTAATAAAACCGAATATATAACCTCCTTCCTCACAAAACGCTTTGATACAGCAAAAAATCGTGCTAAGATCTACTCTATAATTTTTAACGCGATCAAAAAGGCATGGAAGATGAATTTGAGCAGCGAACTTATAGAGCACTTGGTGCTTATGCTTTTAAAAGCCAAGGAGGCCAAAAGTATCAAAGAGCATGATATACTTGGCAGATATATAAATTTAGATGGACTACTATCACTAAATTTGTTTTTAAAACAGAGTTTAAAAGAAGATAGCTTGCCCAGTGTAATATCAAAAGAGGTTGATGATATCTGCAAAAAGCTATCTTGCACTGACTCTCACACCAAAAAGCTTCTTGGCAAAAGAGTGCTTGAAGCAACGATAGATAACATAAATCACATATCATATAAGATGTGCAAAAACCAAAAGCTACTAAATGATAAGCAACAGACATTTGTACCACTTGGTAAAAAGCAAAAGAGTGCAAATTTAGATGAAAGCACCAAAGAGAAGATAGTAAAGAGCATCAATGAAGCTAATATCAATAGCTATCAAGATGATATAGAGACTTTAAAGAAGCAGAATTTGGTGCTGCCTTTTACTAAAAAGTCCTTAAAGCACTCTATTTGCGAGCTAACAGAAGCTATAAATGAGCTAGCTAAACAAAAGGGTGCATTAACAAACAATGATATATTGAGGCTATTTGGCTGTGAGCTAATACCAGATGGAGATAACGAGCTAAGCAGTGATCTAAAATTTGGGTATGGAAATTTAAATGATCCTACTTTTGGTGGTCAGATAAAGCTATACAAGGCAGATAAATATGAAGATAAGGGCATAGTTTTAAGTGACATTGAGGCTAAAGACCTTACGATAGATGATACAAGTGATGTTAGTGGCATGACTTTCAATGAGGCTATAAATTTCTTTCAAAAGCTCTTCTCAAATAGAGCTAGAAGCTTTAAATCACAGCTAGTCTCATCTACTAAAAGCGAGAGCAAAGCTGACATGGTCACGCTAAAGAGTGCATTTGAAAACTATGTATCAAACACTAGTATTTCAAACAACTGGAGTGATAGCACATTTGGTCTTGTTAGACATGTAGGACGGCTAATGTTTATGAAATTTGGTGATGGGCTAGATATTAAAAAGATAAAAAGAGATGACTTGCTAAATTTTAGGAATGTCTTACTACAACTACCAACCAAGCTCTCTCAAAATAGTCTCTATAAAGATAAAAGCTTAGATGAGATCATAGCTTTAGCAAAGGATAGACCAAAAATTTCTAAATCAACCATTAAGAAGTATATCGTTAGAGTTAGTGAGTTTTTTAAATACTGCTACGATAGCGACTATATAGATAAGAACCCAGCTATAGATCTGCAAATAAGTATAAACCAAGATGATGTTACAAATAAAAATCCTTATGAAGATAGTGACATAAACGCACTTTTGGGTATTGTTAGTAAGATTAAATCAAGTGGTGATACTAAAAGTCAAAGAATCAGCAAAGATGAGCTATTTTTCGTTACCCATATAGCAGCTTATTCTGGCATGAGACTAAATGAGATAATCCAGTTAAACACAGATGACATAGTTGAAAAATATAACATAGTATGCTTTAGTTTAAATACAAAAATAGATGTAAAAACAGGCAAGAGTAAGACTTTAAAGACCAGAAACTCTGTAAGGATAGTTCCTATCCACTCTAAGTTAAGTAGCATTGGGCTATTTGAATTTATAGAGAGTAAAAAGAAGCTAGCTAGGAAATGTGGCAAAGCAGTTAGGCTATTTAGCTGTGACAATAAAGACTTTTCTGAGTATTTTAGAAAGAAGATCAATACTAAAGTTATAAAAGATGATGATAAGACAAGGACATTTCACTCATTTAGACACACTTTCATAAACAAGCTCATTCAAAGCGGTCAAAGGGTTGAACATATAGCTGCTCTTGTAGGACATGAACAACAATACAAGATCACCATGAACACTTATGGAGAGCCAGTAACTCCAAAAATTCTAAAGGATCTAGTTGAAGAGGTAAATTTTTATCAAGGAGGGGAAGGGTGA